A stretch of Methanosphaerula palustris E1-9c DNA encodes these proteins:
- a CDS encoding DUF1328 family protein, translating into MAGLIGLAVFFLVLALVFFILGARGIAGFSMEIAKWLVIIFVVVAIVTFLL; encoded by the coding sequence ATGGCAGGTCTGATCGGTCTTGCCGTATTTTTCCTTGTACTGGCCCTGGTCTTTTTTATTCTGGGTGCACGGGGAATAGCCGGCTTCTCCATGGAGATTGCGAAATGGCTCGTCATCATCTTCGTTGTCGTGGCCATCGTTACATTCCTCCTGTAG
- a CDS encoding cyclase family protein: MAGEQAIIDLTRSLSPDMMVFPGDPAVRFTSIDEAGATITSLSLCSHSGTHIDAPHHYYKDGAGVDQIPLTHLIGRCRVIDLQVAGDEITAADLSKRLCGATRVLIRTWFSEKTTFDQHYPALSREAAALLCREKVICVGVDTPSVEPFTGDGSVHRKLLGEGIAIIELLDLSRVAGGEYWLTALPLPLKGLDGAPARVVLLKNYHGEGS; the protein is encoded by the coding sequence ATGGCTGGTGAACAGGCGATCATCGACCTGACCAGATCGCTCTCGCCTGATATGATGGTCTTTCCCGGAGACCCGGCGGTCAGGTTCACCAGCATCGACGAGGCAGGGGCGACGATCACCTCCCTCTCGCTCTGTTCCCACAGCGGCACCCATATCGATGCTCCGCACCATTATTATAAAGACGGCGCTGGCGTCGACCAGATCCCGCTCACCCACCTGATCGGACGGTGCAGGGTGATCGACCTGCAGGTTGCAGGAGATGAGATCACCGCTGCCGACCTGTCAAAGAGGCTCTGCGGGGCCACCCGGGTGCTGATCAGAACCTGGTTCTCAGAGAAAACCACCTTTGACCAGCACTATCCTGCGCTCAGCCGCGAGGCCGCAGCCCTCCTCTGCAGGGAGAAGGTGATCTGCGTCGGGGTCGATACCCCCTCAGTAGAGCCGTTCACCGGCGATGGAAGCGTTCACCGGAAGCTCCTCGGGGAGGGGATCGCGATCATCGAACTGCTGGACCTATCCAGAGTTGCCGGGGGAGAGTACTGGCTCACCGCCCTTCCGCTCCCCCTCAAAGGACTCGATGGGGCACCGGCGAGGGTCGTCCTGCTCAAGAATTATCACGGAGAAGGATCATGA
- the glmU gene encoding bifunctional sugar-1-phosphate nucleotidylyltransferase/acetyltransferase: MECVILAAGEGKRMRPLTGQRPKVMLPVANRPILEHLMVAAAEAGIKKFVFVVGYGEREIRNYFKNGKAWNVSIRYVTQRQQLGTSDALKATEGLTSGKFLLMNGDMIVSASDLVTLCEMDAPVMGIHRTDHPQDFGVVTCENGLITGLEEKSQHPKSDLINAGVYLFDQTIYPLINAVGLSSRGEYELTDALDLMIREGQLAAHPLKVWLDMGYPWDLLDANTRLLSVLSPVQEGEVEDGVTIHGAVSIGAGTVIKAGTYIEGPCVIGKDCKIGPHAYIRPGTAVGDRCHIGHSSELKNSIIMPETKIPHFNYLGDSIVGSGCNFGAGTKLANVRHDHGIIKVCGRSTGRKKFGAIVGDNVQFGINCSVNVGTVIGSDSNIAPHSFVEGWIEDKTNIQS, encoded by the coding sequence ATGGAATGTGTGATACTCGCAGCAGGTGAAGGGAAACGGATGCGTCCGCTGACTGGTCAGCGGCCAAAGGTGATGCTCCCTGTTGCAAACAGACCGATCCTTGAACATCTGATGGTCGCTGCCGCAGAGGCCGGGATCAAAAAGTTCGTCTTTGTGGTCGGATATGGTGAGCGGGAGATCAGGAACTACTTTAAGAACGGAAAGGCTTGGAATGTCTCGATCAGGTATGTGACACAGCGGCAGCAGCTCGGGACCTCGGATGCGTTAAAGGCCACCGAAGGGCTGACCTCAGGCAAGTTCCTGCTGATGAACGGGGATATGATCGTCAGTGCTTCAGACCTCGTCACCCTCTGTGAGATGGATGCCCCGGTGATGGGGATCCACAGGACCGATCATCCCCAGGATTTTGGGGTTGTGACCTGTGAGAATGGGCTGATCACCGGGCTTGAGGAGAAGTCGCAGCATCCGAAGAGCGACCTGATCAATGCCGGAGTCTACCTCTTCGATCAGACGATCTATCCACTTATCAACGCAGTCGGCCTCTCCAGCAGGGGGGAGTATGAACTTACCGACGCCCTCGACCTGATGATCAGGGAAGGGCAGCTGGCCGCCCACCCCCTGAAGGTCTGGCTGGACATGGGCTACCCCTGGGACCTGCTCGATGCCAACACCCGGCTCTTATCGGTCCTCTCTCCAGTGCAGGAGGGAGAGGTCGAGGATGGGGTCACCATCCATGGCGCTGTCAGCATCGGGGCTGGCACCGTCATCAAGGCTGGCACGTACATCGAAGGGCCGTGTGTGATCGGAAAGGACTGCAAGATCGGGCCGCATGCGTACATCCGCCCCGGGACCGCTGTCGGCGACCGATGTCATATCGGCCACTCCAGTGAACTGAAGAACTCGATCATCATGCCAGAGACCAAGATCCCACACTTCAACTACCTCGGCGATAGTATTGTTGGCAGCGGATGCAACTTCGGGGCCGGAACCAAACTGGCCAATGTCAGGCATGATCATGGGATCATCAAAGTCTGCGGCAGGAGCACCGGTCGGAAGAAGTTCGGTGCGATCGTCGGGGACAATGTACAGTTCGGGATCAACTGCTCGGTGAACGTCGGGACCGTCATCGGCAGTGACTCAAATATCGCCCCCCATTCATTTGTCGAAGGGTGGATCGAAGATAAGACCAACATCCAGTCATAG
- a CDS encoding phosphopentomutase/phosphoglucosamine mutase, whose product MLFGSSGIRRKFDQTLVDLAPRVGAAMAQDRQTVLVGTDTRTTSRLLADGVIAGLISAGASVDVCGVAPTPTIAYGARTQGAGCMITASHNPEAYNGLKLFNPDGSSYTLAQQQEIEEMLKGEDRWAAWNKQGRLRQVDAIAVHTEAILDQITPKKEITAIVDCGNGAGCTVTPDLLKRAGVKTICLNCNPRGRFARPSEPLKESFPYLPDLIRKRGATCAVMHDGDADRMMAFDDKGRYIGGDHMLMLLTKYLGAAHVVTTSDASMAIEEIAEVRRTPVGDSFVSEELLRWGEFGGEPSGAWVFPDISLCPDGPYAAALLCEIASEWKISTVIDEMPNYPILRESVQVDDARGILTRLGAENPTDGLRIEEEGGWCLIRASGTEPKVRLTAEGTTPTRAKAMLVRGQDLLKKGRAKE is encoded by the coding sequence ATGCTTTTCGGGTCTTCAGGAATACGGCGCAAATTCGACCAGACACTGGTCGACCTCGCGCCAAGGGTCGGTGCTGCCATGGCGCAGGACCGACAGACCGTGCTGGTCGGGACGGATACCCGCACCACCAGCAGGCTCCTTGCAGATGGTGTGATTGCAGGGCTCATCTCTGCCGGGGCATCGGTGGATGTCTGCGGGGTGGCGCCGACCCCGACGATCGCGTATGGTGCACGCACACAGGGTGCAGGGTGTATGATCACGGCCTCGCACAACCCCGAAGCCTACAATGGACTCAAACTCTTCAACCCGGACGGTTCCTCGTATACCCTGGCCCAGCAGCAGGAGATCGAGGAAATGCTGAAAGGAGAGGACCGGTGGGCAGCATGGAACAAACAGGGACGGTTGCGGCAGGTGGATGCTATCGCCGTTCACACTGAAGCGATCCTCGATCAGATCACCCCAAAGAAGGAGATCACCGCCATCGTGGATTGTGGGAACGGGGCGGGATGCACCGTCACCCCCGATCTGCTCAAAAGAGCAGGGGTGAAGACGATCTGTCTGAACTGCAATCCGCGGGGAAGGTTTGCCCGTCCATCAGAACCACTTAAAGAGTCGTTTCCCTACCTCCCCGACCTGATCCGAAAACGCGGCGCGACCTGTGCGGTGATGCACGACGGTGATGCAGACCGGATGATGGCCTTCGATGATAAGGGGCGGTATATCGGCGGCGACCACATGCTGATGCTGCTGACCAAATACCTGGGCGCCGCCCATGTGGTCACCACCTCAGACGCCTCGATGGCGATCGAAGAGATCGCAGAGGTGCGGAGGACCCCGGTCGGGGACAGTTTCGTCTCCGAGGAATTGCTCAGGTGGGGCGAGTTTGGCGGAGAACCCTCCGGCGCCTGGGTCTTCCCCGACATATCGCTCTGCCCGGATGGTCCGTATGCGGCGGCCCTCCTCTGTGAGATCGCCAGTGAGTGGAAGATCTCAACGGTGATCGACGAGATGCCGAACTACCCGATCCTGCGCGAATCCGTGCAGGTCGATGATGCACGGGGGATCCTGACCAGACTCGGCGCAGAGAACCCGACCGATGGGCTTCGAATCGAGGAAGAGGGTGGATGGTGCCTGATCAGGGCCAGTGGTACCGAGCCGAAGGTCAGGCTGACAGCAGAGGGAACGACCCCGACCAGAGCAAAGGCGATGCTCGTCAGAGGGCAGGACCTGCTGAAGAAGGGAAGAGCAAAGGAGTGA
- a CDS encoding protein-L-isoaspartate(D-aspartate) O-methyltransferase yields MDETAEQHRERQEMVSTQIAARGITDSRLLTVLRTVPRHIFVPEEWRHQAYLDTPLPIGEGQTISQPYIVALMTALLELKPTDRVLEIGTGSGYQAAILGLLAETVISIERIPVVAARAEEHLRQIGLTNVEVLVKDGTDGYSPGAPYDAILATAGTPSVPPPLLEQLADHGRLVAPVGGQDLQELVLIRREGDRYEEYPEGAVRFVPLIGEHGW; encoded by the coding sequence ATGGATGAGACAGCAGAGCAACACCGGGAACGTCAGGAGATGGTAAGCACCCAGATCGCAGCCCGCGGGATCACCGATTCCCGATTGTTAACGGTCCTGAGAACGGTCCCCCGCCACATCTTCGTCCCTGAGGAGTGGCGGCACCAGGCCTATCTGGATACACCCCTTCCGATCGGGGAGGGGCAGACGATCTCACAGCCGTACATCGTCGCCCTGATGACAGCCCTGCTTGAACTGAAACCCACCGACCGGGTGCTTGAAATCGGCACCGGGAGTGGGTATCAGGCCGCCATCCTCGGGCTGCTGGCGGAAACGGTGATCTCGATCGAACGAATCCCTGTTGTTGCTGCCCGTGCAGAGGAACACCTGCGACAGATAGGGCTCACCAATGTAGAGGTGCTTGTAAAGGACGGCACCGACGGCTATTCCCCTGGGGCTCCGTACGATGCAATCCTCGCCACCGCCGGCACGCCATCAGTCCCGCCCCCACTTTTGGAGCAGCTGGCCGATCACGGCCGGCTCGTCGCCCCGGTCGGGGGACAGGACCTGCAGGAGCTCGTGCTGATCCGAAGGGAGGGCGACCGGTATGAGGAATATCCAGAAGGGGCGGTCAGGTTTGTACCGCTGATCGGTGAGCATGGCTGGTGA
- the glmU gene encoding bifunctional sugar-1-phosphate nucleotidylyltransferase/acetyltransferase, which produces MQAVILAAGEGTRLRPLTRSRPKALTPVANTPIIEYVIKALQMSGIRDIIVVVGYRKEHVIRYLNMLDVQVRVVVQEKQLGTAHALRYAEPFLEGDFLLLSGDNYIDPRSIQQMIKEKNAVLVTDHPSPSNFGVVMVKDGYICEIREKPADARGFIVSTGVYSLDRSFFKYIVGNEIPDALQAMLNAGEQIKAIQAFDWQDAIYPWDLLQMNARLLKNIDGTRAGTISRSSKLYGLIHIGKGTTIGPNTYIQGPVSIGNDCHIGPNCCIMPNTSIGSRVTVDPLTYLGNSLIMDDVVVGSHSRILDAVIGEACTLRDHTTTWSHEAIFELEHQFMKATFGAVLGDRVSSAPFTILKNCIIGNNVSIEEGNTTISGVVADNSVVI; this is translated from the coding sequence ATGCAGGCAGTTATTCTGGCAGCAGGGGAGGGGACCCGGCTGCGGCCGCTGACCCGGTCGCGCCCAAAGGCTCTAACCCCGGTTGCAAATACCCCGATCATCGAGTATGTGATCAAAGCGCTCCAGATGAGCGGGATACGGGATATCATCGTCGTGGTCGGATATCGCAAGGAGCATGTGATCAGGTACCTGAACATGCTCGACGTTCAGGTCAGGGTGGTGGTGCAGGAGAAGCAGCTCGGCACAGCCCATGCACTGCGGTATGCAGAACCCTTCCTTGAGGGCGATTTCCTGCTCCTCTCCGGTGATAACTACATCGATCCACGATCGATCCAGCAGATGATCAAAGAGAAGAACGCTGTGCTGGTCACTGACCACCCCTCCCCCTCGAACTTCGGAGTGGTGATGGTCAAGGACGGGTATATCTGCGAGATCCGGGAGAAACCAGCCGACGCCCGCGGGTTCATCGTCTCCACCGGCGTCTATTCGCTGGACCGGTCGTTCTTCAAGTATATCGTCGGAAATGAGATCCCAGATGCGTTGCAGGCGATGCTGAATGCAGGCGAACAGATCAAAGCGATCCAGGCGTTCGACTGGCAGGATGCGATCTATCCCTGGGATCTTCTCCAGATGAACGCACGGCTCCTGAAGAATATCGATGGAACCAGGGCCGGAACGATCAGCAGAAGCTCCAAACTCTACGGCCTGATCCATATAGGGAAGGGAACCACCATCGGACCAAACACCTACATTCAGGGGCCGGTCTCGATCGGAAACGACTGCCATATCGGACCGAACTGCTGTATTATGCCCAACACCTCGATCGGCTCCCGGGTCACAGTCGACCCACTCACCTACCTCGGCAACTCGCTGATCATGGATGATGTGGTGGTTGGCTCACATTCCCGGATCCTGGATGCAGTGATCGGGGAAGCCTGTACGCTTCGCGACCACACCACCACCTGGTCCCATGAGGCCATCTTTGAACTGGAGCACCAGTTCATGAAGGCCACCTTCGGAGCGGTCCTCGGTGACCGGGTCAGTTCGGCCCCATTCACAATCCTCAAAAACTGCATCATCGGGAACAATGTCTCGATTGAAGAGGGGAACACCACGATATCAGGCGTGGTCGCAGACAACTCGGTGGTGATATGA
- a CDS encoding DUF1328 family protein, translating to MADLIGLAIFFLVLALVFFILGARGIAGFSMEIAKWLVIIFVVVAIVTFLL from the coding sequence ATGGCTGATCTGATCGGTCTTGCCATATTTTTCCTTGTACTGGCCCTGGTCTTTTTTATTCTGGGTGCACGGGGAATAGCCGGCTTCTCCATGGAGATCGCGAAATGGCTCGTCATCATCTTCGTTGTCGTGGCCATCGTTACGTTTCTTCTTTAG
- a CDS encoding TIGR01458 family HAD-type hydrolase, with protein sequence MVSHEAIDLDGIDAFLIDLDGVIYTGTTPIPGGAETLTLLDQLGYRVVFLSNSTQRSRGSILAKLQSMGITVDRSSIFTPPVAAVALIEEEGGGRCRLFTTGDVHQDFVSSAIEIPSSGGVDYVVIGDAGDRWTTALLTDAFRCVQDGARLLALEKDRYWMGGDGLRLSAGPFVAAIEYATGVTATVLGKPSLQYFHRALQSIGVSPERAAMIGDDITTDIGGAQQAGLKGIQVRTGKYSEEAIRGSGVTPDLLIDSLASLQMILRRG encoded by the coding sequence ATGGTTTCACACGAGGCGATCGATCTCGACGGGATCGACGCCTTTCTGATCGACCTGGATGGGGTCATCTATACTGGGACAACTCCAATCCCAGGAGGGGCAGAGACCCTGACCCTGCTCGACCAGCTCGGCTATCGGGTGGTCTTTCTCTCCAACAGTACCCAGCGTTCCCGAGGCTCGATCCTGGCAAAACTGCAGTCGATGGGGATCACCGTCGATCGCTCCTCGATCTTTACCCCGCCTGTGGCAGCTGTCGCCCTGATCGAGGAAGAGGGTGGTGGCCGGTGCCGGCTCTTCACCACAGGAGATGTGCATCAGGACTTTGTCAGTTCTGCAATTGAGATCCCATCCTCCGGCGGGGTGGACTATGTGGTGATCGGGGACGCCGGGGACCGCTGGACAACCGCACTGCTGACCGATGCGTTCCGGTGCGTGCAGGACGGGGCCAGGCTCCTCGCCCTGGAGAAAGACCGGTACTGGATGGGCGGTGACGGACTCCGTCTATCGGCCGGCCCGTTCGTCGCAGCGATCGAGTACGCCACGGGGGTCACCGCAACGGTGCTGGGCAAACCATCTCTCCAGTATTTCCACCGGGCCCTGCAGAGTATCGGAGTCAGCCCGGAGCGGGCGGCGATGATCGGTGATGACATCACCACCGACATCGGGGGAGCTCAGCAAGCCGGGCTGAAAGGGATCCAGGTCAGGACCGGAAAGTACAGCGAGGAGGCGATCCGGGGATCAGGGGTCACCCCCGATCTTCTGATCGATTCGCTGGCTTCGCTGCAGATGATACTGAGGAGAGGCTGA